One window of the Rhipicephalus sanguineus isolate Rsan-2018 chromosome 4, BIME_Rsan_1.4, whole genome shotgun sequence genome contains the following:
- the LOC119391611 gene encoding uncharacterized protein LOC119391611, with protein sequence MQRNETHPNTEATGTTDHDVSAVSFRLPPYWDRNPSIWFLQAESQFVLSGVRTEQRKYHLVVSALSPAAAEEVCDLLSGPPSATPYSTLKAALLERTTASQRSRIQQLLSAEELGDRRPSQLLRHMRTLMSSSTTPTDDNLLRELFLQRLPANVQMVLATASTLDLNSLASLADKVLEVATPYVCNVTPSSNNVSVVPQISSAPASPIDALCHRLEELVCAAERHYPPPRHRRNRSPSTPRYGREQRSRSPTPPRMCFYHRRFGKDARHCLQPCSWQENKKADQ encoded by the coding sequence ATGCAACGCAACGAGACGCACCCCAACACGGAAGCTACTGGCACGACCGATCATGACGTCTCTGCGGTCTCCTTCCGACTTCCACCTTACTGGGACCGCAACCCTTCGATCTGGTTCCTGCAAGCAGAGTCACAATTCGTGCTTTCTGGCGTGCGCACGGAACAACGCAAGTACCATCTCGTTGTTTCGGCGCTCTCACCTGCCGCTGCCGAAGAGGTATGTGACCTGCTTTCAGGACCGCCCTCCGCCACACCATACAGCACTCTCAAGGCTGCTCTGTTGGAGCGAACGACGGCATCACAGCGTTCTCGCATCCAACAACTGCTCTCCGCGGAGGAATTGGGCGACCGCCGGCCAAGCCAGCTTCTTCGTCATATGCGTACACTGATGAGTAGCAGCACAACCCCCACAGATGACAACTTGCTGCGCGAACTCTTTCTGCAGCGCCTTCCGGCCAATGTGCAAATGGTCCTCGCCACTGCATCCACGTTGGACCTCAACAGTTTGGCCAGCCTGGCAGATAAAGTCCTGGAGGTAGCGACGCCGTATGTGTGCAACGTCACGCCATCATCCAACAACGTGAGTGTCGTTCCACAGATATCATCTGCCCCTGCTTCTCCTATCGACGCACTTTGCCATCGCTTGGAAGAACTGGTTTGTGCTGCGGAGCGTCATTACCCCCCACCACGTCACCGAAGAAACCGCAGCCCAAGCACCCCGCGGTATGGACGAGAACAACGCTCCCGGTCTCCCACACCACCAAGGATGTGTTTTTACCACCGTCGTTTTGGGAAGGACGCGCGTCACTGTCTCCAACCTTGCTCGTGGCAGGAAAACAAGAAGGCCGACCAATAA